A portion of the Bdellovibrio bacteriovorus genome contains these proteins:
- a CDS encoding lytic transglycosylase domain-containing protein translates to MQKTLILSLLVLASCASKPVSYPVKAPAGAMTLEKALHQTPEETTAYLKEHVSGVELYDVSNSADPASHLPDSLRASKAPALPKEKSLTQGFIRKYRVWTAERRAHQSEKVLSTFTCEHAPEAQALGFTLEIDFPAETATTLSQQLHEKVISCDYAAKAESYFRLAIFSIQKNDCARAMGYLKDFPPAERGTSDRLAYVKSFCVGASEVSQRNPWSGYGILLKDAPKENRTPAAWYLTTQSGSEDWDRLLATFVDLNLKGKKSTVQYIASKLNYETLRSLPHSFQASVLVMMTYAGADLAVFQTLHRYIADHPEMVSPDVTTLLFPTRYWNEIVENSHDMDPILVKALIRQESAFNPQARSRAKASGLMQLIYPTARRFGVPRPSLLLKPDQNIQAGSQFLGQLIEEFGSVELALAAYNAGPGIVRKWQKRYPTDNIELFVEMIPYSETREYVRLVRRNFRVYETLLSRPQLLGETRGDIRLPASTP, encoded by the coding sequence ATGCAAAAAACGCTTATTCTTTCATTATTGGTGTTAGCTTCCTGCGCTTCAAAACCCGTTTCCTATCCGGTAAAAGCTCCGGCAGGGGCGATGACCTTGGAAAAAGCATTGCATCAGACTCCCGAAGAAACGACGGCCTACTTGAAAGAACATGTTTCGGGCGTTGAACTTTATGACGTGTCAAACTCTGCAGATCCTGCGTCTCATTTGCCAGATTCTTTGCGTGCGTCTAAGGCGCCGGCACTGCCAAAAGAAAAATCTCTAACTCAAGGATTTATCCGTAAGTACCGCGTGTGGACTGCGGAACGTCGCGCGCACCAAAGCGAAAAAGTTCTAAGCACGTTTACTTGTGAACATGCGCCAGAAGCGCAAGCTTTGGGCTTTACTCTAGAAATTGATTTTCCGGCCGAAACAGCGACGACATTGTCTCAACAACTGCATGAAAAAGTCATCTCTTGTGATTACGCGGCTAAAGCCGAAAGTTATTTCCGCTTGGCGATTTTTTCTATCCAAAAAAATGATTGTGCGCGTGCCATGGGTTACTTAAAAGACTTCCCTCCGGCAGAGCGGGGGACAAGTGACCGTTTGGCTTACGTGAAGAGTTTCTGCGTGGGCGCTTCCGAAGTCAGTCAACGCAATCCGTGGAGTGGTTACGGCATTCTTTTAAAAGATGCGCCTAAAGAAAATCGCACTCCGGCGGCATGGTATTTAACAACTCAAAGTGGTTCTGAAGACTGGGATCGTTTGTTGGCCACGTTTGTTGATTTAAATCTAAAAGGTAAAAAGAGCACAGTTCAATATATTGCGAGCAAATTGAATTACGAAACTTTACGCTCTTTGCCTCACTCTTTTCAAGCGTCCGTTTTGGTTATGATGACATACGCGGGGGCGGACCTAGCGGTTTTCCAAACCTTACATCGCTACATCGCCGATCATCCAGAAATGGTTTCTCCGGACGTGACGACCCTTTTATTCCCGACTCGTTATTGGAACGAAATCGTGGAAAACAGTCACGACATGGATCCTATTTTAGTAAAAGCTTTAATACGTCAAGAAAGTGCCTTTAATCCTCAAGCTCGAAGCCGTGCAAAAGCCAGTGGACTGATGCAATTGATTTATCCGACGGCGCGTCGTTTCGGTGTGCCTCGTCCTTCTTTGTTGTTAAAGCCCGATCAGAATATTCAAGCGGGTTCGCAGTTCCTTGGGCAGCTGATCGAAGAGTTTGGGTCGGTGGAATTGGCACTAGCTGCGTATAATGCCGGACCGGGGATTGTGCGTAAGTGGCAAAAAAGATATCCAACAGACAATATCGAGCTCTTTGTAGAGATGATTCCTTACAGTGAAACTCGTGAGTATGTTCGTTTGGTTCGACGCAATTTCCGGGTGTATGAAACGCTTTTAAGTCGTCCCCAACTCTTGGGAGAAACTCGCGGCGACATTCGCTTGCCCGCGTCCACCCCATAA
- a CDS encoding glycoside hydrolase family 13 protein, with translation MQITKKWWKESVVYQVYPRSFKDSNGDGVGDLNGILEKLDYLQRLGIDVIWLCPMFKSPQDDNGYDISDYQDIHTEFGSMADFDRLLKEMHKRRMKLVLDLVVNHTSDEHPWFIESRSSKSNPKRDWYIWQDGKNGQEPNNWESIFAGSAWEYDETTKQYYMHLFSRKQPDLNWENLEMREAIYKMVRWWMDKGIDGFRIDAISHARKEPGLADMPNPHGLKYVDSTPKHRNVPGILDYITELSKNTFNKYDVMTVGEANGVSAEEASEWVAEDRLRLNMLIQFEHVGLWEEKKNDVLDIVKMKSIFTRWQRQLHGVGWNALFVENHDVPRIINQWGDPKNYWHDSATCIATMYFFMQGTPFIYQGQEIGMTNTVFKGREDFDDVRARNQFEIRRAEGFTDEQITAQLADVSRDNARTPMQWNSSPQGGFTTGKPWLKVNPNFPHINVEQQLEDPGSIFNFYRRMIQLRKEHAVFVYGTYELVMPEHSQIYAYVRNLNGEKVLVICNMTARPAEGVVHEVSLSGAQTLLTNKTPRTWSDSGVNLEPFEAHVLRLL, from the coding sequence ATGCAGATCACGAAAAAATGGTGGAAAGAATCCGTTGTTTATCAGGTTTACCCGCGCAGCTTTAAAGACAGCAATGGTGACGGGGTTGGTGATTTGAATGGCATTTTAGAAAAACTTGATTACCTGCAGCGTCTGGGAATTGATGTGATTTGGTTGTGCCCGATGTTTAAGTCTCCACAAGACGACAATGGTTATGACATCAGTGATTATCAGGACATACATACGGAGTTCGGTAGTATGGCTGACTTTGACCGACTCCTGAAGGAGATGCACAAACGCCGAATGAAACTGGTTTTAGACTTGGTCGTGAATCACACCAGTGACGAACATCCGTGGTTTATTGAATCGCGCTCTTCCAAAAGCAATCCGAAAAGAGACTGGTATATCTGGCAAGATGGTAAGAACGGGCAAGAACCTAATAACTGGGAAAGTATTTTTGCGGGATCGGCCTGGGAGTATGACGAGACCACGAAGCAATACTACATGCATTTGTTTTCGCGCAAACAGCCGGATTTAAACTGGGAAAACCTTGAAATGCGCGAGGCCATTTACAAGATGGTGCGTTGGTGGATGGATAAAGGGATTGATGGATTCCGTATCGATGCCATTAGCCATGCTCGCAAGGAACCGGGTTTGGCCGACATGCCCAATCCTCATGGCTTGAAATATGTGGATTCAACACCTAAGCATCGTAACGTTCCGGGCATTTTGGATTATATCACCGAGCTTTCGAAAAATACTTTTAATAAATACGATGTCATGACCGTGGGTGAAGCGAATGGGGTCAGCGCCGAAGAGGCTTCGGAGTGGGTGGCGGAAGATCGTTTGCGCCTGAATATGCTCATTCAATTCGAGCACGTGGGCTTGTGGGAAGAGAAAAAGAACGATGTCTTAGATATCGTAAAAATGAAATCCATCTTCACGCGTTGGCAAAGGCAACTTCATGGAGTGGGATGGAATGCATTGTTTGTTGAAAATCATGATGTGCCACGAATTATCAATCAATGGGGCGATCCAAAGAACTATTGGCATGACAGTGCGACGTGCATCGCGACCATGTACTTTTTCATGCAGGGAACGCCGTTTATTTATCAAGGCCAAGAGATTGGCATGACCAATACGGTTTTCAAAGGCCGCGAAGATTTTGATGATGTTCGCGCACGAAACCAATTTGAAATTCGCCGAGCAGAGGGTTTTACGGATGAGCAAATCACGGCTCAGCTCGCTGATGTTTCGCGCGATAACGCGCGCACGCCGATGCAGTGGAATTCTTCTCCTCAAGGTGGATTTACGACGGGTAAGCCGTGGTTGAAGGTGAATCCCAATTTTCCGCATATCAACGTTGAGCAGCAGCTTGAGGATCCTGGATCTATTTTTAATTTCTATCGTCGTATGATCCAGCTACGCAAAGAACATGCGGTCTTTGTCTATGGAACCTATGAACTTGTGATGCCCGAACATTCGCAGATCTATGCTTATGTTCGTAATTTAAATGGCGAAAAAGTTTTGGTGATTTGTAACATGACGGCTCGTCCGGCTGAAGGTGTTGTTCATGAGGTTTCATTGTCCGGGGCGCAAACGCTTTTGACTAATAAAACGCCGCGCACGTGGAGTGATTCAGGAGTAAATTTAGAGCCTTTCGAGGCTCACGTGTTGAGGCTGTTATAA
- a CDS encoding OmpH family outer membrane protein: MKKSFVIGLMLLTTSFAQADIKIAIVDMQKVVQSSSAGKKAKATLEEEFNKKKKELEKKEAELKKMNDDIEKKKAVMSEDALQKRHQEFQGEMMKYRELVNKSQGEIQKRQSELAAPIMEKISKVLDRMMKEKAYDLILENNPGILRSVSSMNISDEVLKEIEKEK, from the coding sequence ATGAAAAAGTCTTTCGTGATCGGTTTGATGTTGTTAACAACGAGTTTTGCCCAAGCCGACATTAAAATTGCAATCGTCGACATGCAAAAAGTTGTTCAATCTTCATCTGCGGGTAAAAAAGCCAAAGCAACGCTAGAAGAAGAATTCAATAAAAAGAAAAAAGAATTAGAAAAAAAAGAAGCCGAACTTAAAAAAATGAACGATGACATCGAAAAGAAAAAAGCCGTGATGTCCGAAGATGCTTTGCAAAAGCGTCATCAAGAATTCCAAGGCGAAATGATGAAGTACCGTGAGTTGGTCAATAAAAGCCAAGGTGAAATTCAAAAACGCCAAAGTGAACTCGCTGCCCCCATCATGGAAAAAATCAGCAAGGTTTTAGATCGCATGATGAAAGAAAAGGCTTATGATTTGATTTTAGAAAATAATCCTGGGATCTTGCGTTCTGTCAGCAGCATGAATATTTCAGATGAAGTTTTAAAAGAAATTGAAAAAGAAAAGTAA
- a CDS encoding methionine--tRNA ligase has protein sequence MQPGSKPENKFVQPTDVKSVLAMAKKPKKVVVTAGMPYANGPLHLGHLAGAHVPADIYARWMRMLIGAENVLFVNGNDDHGSTSEVAAVKAGKSIREFIDTIHEQQKDTLKKYSIQTDVFTGTSRPETYPLHEAYSQDFLRRLYKNGALEKRVTKQWFDSKMNRFLQDRFVRGTCPNCGNTEAYSDECDACGTQFDPSQLKDPRSQLSDAIPELKDTAHWWLNMWKTADPLKTWIETKQKAWRAGVVQEVINTVLIGCRFENQFEDKYKTIKDTLPKHKSRYVAGKKVECLFDSKADLAKAQGTLEAAGIPSVATDKWAYRPITRDVSWGIPVPPEIDPEMKGKTLYVWPDSLIAPIVFTQVALEKSGRSKDLYKEFWCDPEATVVQFLGQDNVFFYVIMQGSMWLGQQEHPLQLPQKGDLQMTEILSVFHLMVNGEKMSKSKGNFYTGDQLLEMGYSNDQVRYFLALLSLPVKASNFDFEHFAERNKFLAGPMNAALEKPLSACISKFNGIVPEGKLIGKAEAETVKLVQMYLRSMQKGDYAILLGQIENYARQVNSLFTQYKPHDDRAPGAERKDALFTCFYVLKNLMIMLAPFVPDTMNEVRKSLNLPESVFRAEELGTGIPAGHKINPKGVFFPAVAEEAPAN, from the coding sequence ATGCAGCCAGGATCAAAACCAGAAAATAAATTTGTGCAACCGACCGACGTTAAATCTGTTTTAGCCATGGCTAAAAAACCTAAAAAGGTCGTGGTCACCGCAGGCATGCCGTATGCGAACGGTCCCTTGCATTTGGGTCACTTAGCAGGGGCTCATGTTCCGGCCGATATTTACGCACGCTGGATGCGGATGTTGATCGGGGCTGAAAATGTTCTGTTCGTGAATGGCAACGATGACCATGGGTCTACCAGCGAAGTGGCGGCGGTGAAGGCCGGCAAAAGCATTCGCGAATTTATCGACACGATTCATGAACAACAAAAAGACACTTTAAAAAAATATTCAATTCAAACCGACGTGTTCACGGGAACTTCGCGTCCTGAGACTTATCCGTTGCACGAAGCTTACTCGCAAGATTTTCTGCGTCGCCTGTATAAAAACGGAGCCCTGGAAAAGCGTGTGACCAAGCAGTGGTTCGATTCCAAAATGAATCGATTCCTTCAAGACCGCTTCGTGCGCGGCACGTGCCCGAACTGCGGTAACACCGAGGCTTATTCTGATGAGTGTGACGCTTGCGGAACTCAATTTGATCCAAGCCAATTAAAAGATCCGCGCAGTCAATTGAGTGATGCGATTCCCGAACTTAAAGATACGGCTCACTGGTGGCTCAATATGTGGAAGACTGCCGATCCACTGAAAACTTGGATTGAGACCAAGCAAAAAGCATGGCGTGCCGGTGTGGTTCAAGAAGTGATCAATACCGTGCTTATCGGTTGCCGTTTTGAAAATCAGTTTGAAGATAAATATAAAACTATTAAAGACACATTGCCGAAGCATAAATCTCGCTACGTCGCTGGAAAAAAAGTAGAGTGCCTGTTTGATTCCAAAGCCGATCTGGCGAAAGCTCAAGGCACCCTGGAAGCGGCCGGCATTCCGTCGGTCGCGACAGACAAATGGGCCTATCGTCCGATCACGCGTGACGTTTCTTGGGGGATTCCGGTTCCGCCAGAAATCGATCCAGAGATGAAGGGGAAAACTCTTTATGTTTGGCCGGATTCCCTCATCGCGCCGATCGTGTTTACTCAAGTGGCTTTAGAAAAATCGGGTCGCAGTAAAGATCTTTATAAAGAGTTCTGGTGTGATCCGGAAGCGACGGTGGTTCAGTTTTTGGGCCAGGACAATGTTTTTTTCTATGTGATCATGCAAGGCTCGATGTGGTTGGGTCAGCAGGAACATCCTCTGCAATTGCCGCAAAAAGGGGACTTGCAGATGACGGAAATTTTAAGCGTGTTCCATTTGATGGTGAACGGCGAAAAAATGAGTAAGTCTAAGGGGAACTTTTATACCGGCGATCAGTTGTTAGAGATGGGTTATTCTAACGATCAAGTTCGGTATTTCTTGGCCTTGTTAAGCTTGCCCGTGAAAGCGTCGAATTTTGATTTTGAGCATTTCGCTGAAAGAAACAAGTTCTTAGCAGGTCCGATGAACGCGGCCTTGGAAAAACCGCTGTCCGCTTGTATTTCAAAATTTAATGGAATTGTGCCAGAAGGAAAATTGATCGGCAAAGCGGAAGCTGAAACCGTCAAGCTGGTGCAAATGTATCTGCGTTCGATGCAAAAAGGGGATTATGCCATTTTGTTAGGGCAAATTGAAAATTACGCGCGCCAAGTAAATTCGCTCTTTACGCAATATAAGCCCCACGACGATCGTGCGCCGGGAGCCGAAAGAAAAGATGCTCTTTTCACATGCTTCTATGTGCTTAAAAATCTGATGATCATGCTGGCGCCATTTGTTCCCGACACCATGAATGAGGTTCGTAAGTCATTAAACTTGCCAGAGTCTGTTTTCCGCGCCGAGGAACTTGGTACGGGCATTCCCGCGGGTCACAAGATCAATCCGAAGGGGGTATTCTTCCCGGCAGTCGCCGAAGAGGCACCGGCAAACTAG
- a CDS encoding metalloregulator ArsR/SmtB family transcription factor → MNVIGILKALSDESRLSIYQLLIERNAYIEVISERLKLAPSTVSFHLKKLNEVGLVTSYRDQYYTIYSAKTDVLELSVKQLLSQAKVDLKAQDKEEEQFKEKTLKSFFKYGKLIKIPTQKKKREWVLEKVSHSFQGKKSYSLEKAQQILAEIYAEDPGLLLKELQTAGHLQLKENLVLVVS, encoded by the coding sequence ATGAACGTCATTGGGATTTTAAAAGCACTTAGCGATGAATCGCGTTTAAGCATTTATCAGTTATTGATAGAGCGGAACGCTTATATCGAAGTCATCTCTGAAAGACTAAAACTGGCGCCCTCGACGGTGTCGTTTCATCTGAAAAAACTGAATGAAGTGGGACTGGTCACGTCTTATCGCGACCAGTATTACACGATTTATTCAGCAAAGACGGACGTGTTAGAGCTTTCCGTGAAACAACTGCTTTCGCAAGCCAAGGTCGACTTAAAAGCGCAGGATAAAGAAGAAGAGCAATTTAAAGAAAAAACACTGAAAAGCTTCTTTAAATACGGAAAGCTTATAAAGATCCCCACGCAAAAAAAGAAGCGGGAGTGGGTGTTAGAAAAAGTCAGCCACAGCTTTCAAGGAAAGAAGTCTTATTCTTTAGAAAAAGCGCAACAGATTCTGGCCGAGATATATGCAGAAGATCCGGGATTGCTTTTAAAAGAGCTGCAGACGGCGGGGCATCTGCAGCTTAAAGAGAATTTGGTGTTGGTGGTCTCTTGA
- a CDS encoding HNH endonuclease has translation MIKKLSDSELEANLKILVAHERRTLHSILEHINEIDVRKLYLEKAYSSLYDYLIQECSYSGSAAMRRISAARLMKAVPEVGAQIESGHLNLSQVSELSRAIKEKEKTGAVVSNIQKADIARAISQKNIGQTQREISRSLDLELKAPEKTFVQKDESVHLQITLSKEQYQQLLECRDEAASILLSENGDVSLASVIGLLTSSFLHEKKKTVSTTETSPRENKTLTPKTRRNILKKNPCCQFKDPVTGKICGSTFNLEIDHRRSQWAGGNHHVDNLQVLCRAHNNHKYRKESMVRLL, from the coding sequence ATGATCAAGAAATTATCTGATAGCGAACTCGAAGCAAATTTGAAAATCCTAGTCGCCCACGAGCGCCGAACGTTGCACAGTATTTTAGAACATATTAACGAAATTGATGTCAGAAAACTCTATTTAGAAAAAGCTTACTCTTCACTTTACGATTATTTGATTCAAGAATGCTCATATTCGGGATCAGCCGCCATGCGAAGAATTTCCGCCGCCCGACTTATGAAAGCCGTCCCCGAAGTCGGCGCCCAAATCGAGTCCGGGCACTTAAATCTTTCTCAGGTGTCAGAGCTTTCTCGCGCTATTAAGGAAAAAGAAAAAACGGGCGCAGTGGTCTCAAATATCCAAAAAGCTGATATAGCCCGGGCTATATCACAGAAAAACATCGGACAGACTCAGAGAGAGATTTCCAGGAGCCTGGATCTTGAACTCAAAGCTCCCGAAAAAACATTTGTACAAAAAGATGAGTCTGTTCATCTTCAAATAACGCTTTCTAAAGAGCAGTATCAGCAACTTTTAGAGTGCCGAGACGAAGCCGCCTCGATTTTACTCTCCGAGAATGGAGACGTGAGTTTGGCGAGTGTCATTGGCTTATTGACATCTTCATTTCTTCACGAAAAAAAGAAAACCGTGTCTACCACGGAAACATCCCCGCGTGAAAACAAAACACTCACACCGAAAACCCGAAGAAACATCCTTAAAAAGAATCCCTGCTGCCAGTTTAAAGACCCCGTTACCGGAAAAATCTGTGGCAGTACCTTTAACTTAGAAATAGATCACCGACGGTCGCAGTGGGCGGGAGGGAATCACCATGTCGACAACCTGCAAGTGCTTTGCCGAGCCCATAACAACCATAAATACAGGAAGGAATCGATGGTCCGTTTACTTTAA
- a CDS encoding class I SAM-dependent methyltransferase: MSFTKNKTSSNKTSNKDGYDQWSAFYDQYPNPTVAMDEKNFPAFWRHHTGKKILEIGCGTGRHTQKLVANGNQVTALDLSSGMLAVAKKKIESPLVTFKEADFIKETSLGTNYDVVLESLVLEHVSDLHLFFEKAARALKTKGDLYLSEIHPSRTEQGVMAHFKVNEDTEVHLTSHPHREEDFVLGAGNAGLSLIRAEDILGDADLEKIKPQWSRHLGKPMIRIWHFSKD, translated from the coding sequence ATGTCTTTCACAAAGAACAAAACCAGCTCTAACAAAACCAGCAACAAAGACGGGTATGACCAATGGTCCGCATTTTACGATCAATATCCTAATCCTACAGTGGCTATGGATGAAAAAAACTTTCCGGCATTTTGGCGACATCACACCGGGAAAAAGATTTTAGAAATTGGCTGCGGAACGGGTCGGCACACGCAAAAACTTGTTGCTAACGGTAATCAAGTTACGGCATTAGATCTATCTTCGGGAATGCTCGCCGTGGCGAAAAAGAAAATCGAGAGTCCTTTAGTCACTTTTAAAGAGGCCGATTTTATAAAAGAGACTTCGCTGGGAACAAATTACGATGTGGTTTTGGAAAGCCTGGTTCTAGAACACGTAAGCGATTTACATCTTTTTTTTGAAAAAGCCGCCCGAGCTCTAAAAACAAAAGGGGATCTGTATCTTTCCGAAATTCATCCTTCGCGCACGGAACAAGGGGTGATGGCCCATTTCAAAGTGAATGAAGACACCGAAGTTCATCTGACCAGTCATCCGCATCGAGAAGAAGATTTTGTTCTGGGCGCCGGCAATGCGGGGCTGAGTTTGATTCGCGCTGAAGATATATTGGGTGACGCGGATTTAGAAAAAATCAAACCGCAGTGGTCGCGTCACTTAGGAAAACCGATGATTAGAATTTGGCATTTTTCGAAAGACTAG
- a CDS encoding Ada metal-binding domain-containing protein, whose product MKQDDIFYQAMLARDPRFDGKFFVGVKTTGIYCRPICPAKPRRENVEFFSSPFEAERSGYRPCLRCRPESAPRSPAWIGTSAVVQRALKVLHAQESLDFNEDDFANQFGVTARHLRRLFIKEIGKTPKQLSFENRLNLSRKLISETSLPISEAALAAGFKSIRRFNAAFKDRFKKSPRDIRRSKISKTENLRLSLSYRPPFDFAGLLKTYKNHRMGHLEWFTDDTMFRVVHHNGQVGTVCIKDHADSSCLMVEIEFPDSSAVIFILSKIRAMFDLDSDPVIVANALEKDPDLKKILKKYPGIRLPSGWDGFEVAIASILGQLVSVERGRALVHDLIEMIGTDSGLTNELGPIKLFPTPKQIVDADLEKLKTTRTRKQTLKDFSKALIDGKISLEPTQDVDAFIKQVLKIRGIGPWTANYMALKVLRSTDTFPGTDLILARALDNHHPELLNRVRPWRGYAAALFWRGYTGTVAKKGK is encoded by the coding sequence ATGAAGCAGGACGACATTTTTTACCAAGCCATGCTCGCGCGCGATCCGCGCTTTGACGGTAAATTCTTCGTGGGAGTTAAAACCACCGGAATTTATTGTCGTCCTATTTGTCCTGCAAAACCCAGACGCGAAAACGTCGAATTCTTTTCATCCCCGTTTGAAGCCGAACGTTCTGGATATCGACCTTGTCTGCGCTGCCGTCCCGAAAGTGCTCCGCGATCTCCCGCTTGGATTGGCACTTCGGCAGTGGTGCAAAGAGCACTTAAGGTTTTACATGCGCAAGAAAGTTTAGACTTTAACGAAGATGATTTTGCTAATCAATTTGGGGTGACAGCTCGACACTTGCGTCGTCTGTTTATTAAAGAAATCGGCAAAACCCCCAAGCAGCTTTCCTTTGAAAATCGCTTGAATTTAAGCCGCAAATTGATTTCGGAAACTTCACTTCCTATTTCTGAGGCTGCTTTGGCCGCGGGATTTAAATCCATTCGCCGATTCAACGCCGCCTTTAAGGATCGCTTTAAAAAAAGTCCTCGTGACATTCGCCGCAGTAAAATTTCTAAAACTGAAAATCTGCGTCTTAGCCTGTCTTACCGCCCCCCGTTTGATTTTGCCGGTCTGCTAAAAACCTATAAAAATCATCGCATGGGGCATTTAGAGTGGTTCACGGATGACACCATGTTTCGCGTGGTTCACCACAATGGCCAGGTGGGCACGGTCTGCATCAAAGACCACGCGGATTCCAGCTGTTTGATGGTGGAAATTGAATTTCCGGACAGCTCGGCCGTGATTTTTATCTTATCCAAAATCCGAGCGATGTTTGATTTAGATTCTGATCCCGTCATTGTGGCTAATGCCTTAGAAAAAGATCCGGATTTAAAAAAGATTTTAAAAAAATACCCCGGCATTCGTTTGCCCTCCGGCTGGGATGGTTTTGAAGTGGCGATAGCTTCTATCCTGGGACAATTAGTCAGCGTGGAGCGCGGTCGCGCCTTGGTTCACGATTTAATCGAGATGATTGGCACCGATTCAGGATTAACAAATGAACTGGGGCCCATAAAACTTTTCCCCACACCAAAACAGATCGTGGACGCGGATTTAGAAAAATTAAAAACCACACGTACCCGCAAGCAAACCTTAAAAGATTTCTCGAAGGCTCTGATAGACGGAAAAATATCTTTAGAGCCCACCCAAGACGTGGATGCATTCATAAAACAAGTTCTTAAAATTCGGGGGATCGGTCCGTGGACGGCAAACTATATGGCTCTTAAAGTTTTGCGCAGCACAGATACTTTTCCCGGAACGGATTTAATCTTGGCCCGCGCCTTAGACAATCATCACCCCGAACTTTTAAATCGGGTGCGCCCTTGGCGCGGATATGCGGCGGCTTTGTTTTGGCGTGGCTATACCGGAACTGTGGCAAAGAAAGGAAAATAA
- a CDS encoding MipA/OmpV family protein — translation MHFIRALIASFIFALITFPDAYAQEDSSEAYWDYGFGVGAVHYEHYPASDQFSDLVLPAPTFQYRGKILRADDREGAHLYLLKAKDLTLEMSGVGYPALDSANNEARRGMDNLPWMLALGPQLVSRHIPYIELSLGAYQAITTDFDMTRFNGGIFEVQAQYTHDYEWMESQGKLSASVKWGTAELQELYYGVPADKATAERAAYITKDGLLSQDLTYSHNFKSGRLSWVVGASVGFYGQAANSDSPLHKSDMNVTGFAGMNYVLGESKKPAVPQEDTSGLINRIKQRRDLREY, via the coding sequence ATGCATTTTATCCGAGCTCTGATTGCTAGCTTCATTTTTGCTTTGATTACTTTCCCCGATGCTTATGCCCAAGAAGACTCTTCTGAGGCCTATTGGGATTATGGTTTTGGGGTGGGTGCAGTTCACTACGAACACTACCCCGCTTCCGATCAGTTTTCCGATCTTGTTCTTCCGGCTCCGACATTTCAATACCGCGGAAAAATCCTGCGCGCGGATGATCGCGAAGGGGCGCATCTTTATCTTTTGAAAGCTAAAGATCTGACCTTGGAGATGTCGGGCGTGGGATATCCCGCTTTAGATTCCGCAAATAATGAAGCCCGCCGAGGAATGGATAACCTGCCATGGATGTTAGCACTAGGACCTCAGCTGGTCTCTAGACACATTCCTTATATAGAACTGAGCCTTGGAGCTTATCAAGCCATCACAACCGATTTTGATATGACTCGTTTTAATGGTGGCATTTTTGAAGTCCAAGCCCAATACACTCACGACTATGAGTGGATGGAAAGCCAGGGCAAACTTTCAGCCTCTGTGAAGTGGGGCACCGCCGAGCTGCAAGAGCTTTATTATGGAGTTCCCGCAGATAAGGCAACGGCCGAGCGAGCGGCCTATATTACTAAAGACGGACTATTAAGCCAGGATCTGACCTATTCCCATAACTTTAAAAGCGGTCGACTTTCTTGGGTGGTCGGAGCTTCTGTGGGATTTTACGGTCAAGCGGCGAACAGTGACAGCCCTTTGCATAAGTCCGATATGAATGTGACGGGCTTTGCCGGAATGAACTATGTCTTAGGGGAATCTAAAAAACCCGCGGTGCCTCAAGAAGACACCTCAGGCTTAATTAACAGAATCAAACAGCGCCGCGACTTACGCGAGTACTAG
- a CDS encoding methylated-DNA--[protein]-cysteine S-methyltransferase, with the protein MSLAQIQFSTPFGPMFAVASENGLRSLYSFEKEIPAPNAGSAQAKILSQLVDQMEQYFSGNLTQFEVPLDPVGTEFQKKVWRQLSLIPYGQTISYLQLAKNIGNLKASRAVGSANGKNPLWVVVPCHRVITSSGALGGYAGGLHMKSFLLDLENASLSKNAKF; encoded by the coding sequence ATGTCTTTAGCACAAATCCAATTTTCGACCCCTTTTGGGCCCATGTTTGCGGTGGCCTCTGAGAATGGTTTACGCAGTCTTTATTCTTTTGAAAAAGAAATTCCCGCCCCGAACGCCGGATCGGCACAGGCAAAAATTCTTTCGCAGCTCGTGGATCAGATGGAACAATACTTCTCCGGAAATCTCACACAGTTTGAGGTGCCGCTAGATCCTGTGGGGACGGAATTTCAAAAGAAAGTGTGGCGGCAGCTTTCACTGATTCCTTATGGCCAAACAATCTCATATCTGCAGCTTGCAAAAAATATCGGCAACTTGAAAGCATCACGCGCCGTGGGCAGTGCGAACGGTAAAAATCCTTTATGGGTCGTGGTGCCTTGCCATCGCGTGATCACCTCCAGCGGCGCCTTAGGGGGCTATGCCGGAGGCTTACATATGAAAAGTTTTTTGTTAGATTTAGAAAATGCTAGTCTTTCGAAAAATGCCAAATTCTAA